In one Parambassis ranga chromosome 6, fParRan2.1, whole genome shotgun sequence genomic region, the following are encoded:
- the sost gene encoding sclerostin, whose translation MQVSVALLVSSSALLLLQGCCTAVKGWKVLKNDATEILPEYRESARTPQEAMPQASNGSSNTMNNRAKGGGRTANTVSYSASELSCRELRSTRYITDGSCRSAKPVRELLCSGQCLPAHLMPNSILRGKWWRSNASDYRCIPAHSRTRRVQLQCPNGNTRTYKIRVVTSCKCKRFRPHHNQSEAKEVPKTQRSKKRSSQDRNKNSTPLTGNSY comes from the exons ATGCAGGTGTCTGTGGCCCTCCTCGTCTCCAGCTCGGCGCTCCTGCTGCTCCAGGGATGCTGCACCGCCGTGAAGGGATGGAAGGTACTGAAAAATGACGCCACGGAGATTTTACCGGAGTACAGAGAGAGCGCGCGGACACCGCAGGAGGCGATGCCGCAGGCGTCCAacggcagcagcaacacaatgaATAACAGGGCGAAGGGCGGCGGGAGGACCGCGAACACGGTTTCCTACA GTGCCTCTGAGCTGAGCTGCAGGGAGCTGCGTTCCACCCGTTACATCACCGACGGATCCTGCCGCAGCGCCAAGCCGGTCAGGGAGCTGCTGTGCTCGGGCCAGTGTCTGCCGGCGCACCTCATGCCCAACTCCATTCTGCGTGGCAAGTGGTGGAGGAGCAACGCCTCGGACTACCGCTGCATCCCGGCCCACTCCCGGACAAGGAGGGTCCAGCTCCAGTGCCCCAACGGCAACACTCGGACTTACAAAATCCGCGTGGTCACCTCCTGCAAGTGCAAACGCTTCAGGCCCCACcacaaccaatcagaggccAAAGAGGTCCCCAAGACGCAGCGCAGCAAGAAGCGCTCGTCTCAGGACCGGAACAAGAACAGCACGCCGCTGACGGGCAACTCGTACTGA